In Trichoplusia ni isolate ovarian cell line Hi5 chromosome 2, tn1, whole genome shotgun sequence, the DNA window aaaacactccAGGCATAGTGTATTTTTATGCCAATACTTACCTAAAGCAATACACAAAAACAGTAGCATATGTCCATATTGTCCATCCATACCGCCGGTTCACGGCAGGCTTTTGTAACTGGAGAACAAGCTCACCCCTCCATTATTCCCCGCAACAAAACAATCGCAGTTCCACAACAAACGTATTTGTATCATAGAAACTCTTCATGTAACTACACATGTCCGCAACATGCGCTATTGAAACATTAGAACCTTAACTGAATAGAATTCTAACAATGACACTTAAACTGACAATAGGATGTAGGAAATGaatacagtttttaatttttgtttttatttgctacAGCTGTCatcaaatcaaacaataaataatatgttatattacTATAACGTGCATAACTGGGTACTACATGTAGAAGAAAGTACAAAAAACAGAAGCATGCAAAACTATGtcgacacaaaataaaaaatctagttGAAAACAGCATATATTTTGTAGACGACTTGGGCGACATTACCAAAAGTCTCCctattcataacaaaaacatttgctgCAGTTAAACACAGAGGGCGTTGGGAGAGACAGAGCAACATCAACACCACCTTCGCTTGTTTCGGCTCCATCAGTTCCCACCCACAGCTGTACACAGCTGCCGACATCTCGAGTCCTGCGGATATGAGGAGCTCCCCACCAAAGCAATATAGAAACAATGGCATGATCCCAGTCACCCCGGTCAATATTGTGTTCCTAAAGTCCCACACATTCATCGTCTGCAAGGTCGTGACGAGGACAATAGTCATACTGAGGAAATGTGCTCCGAAAATCACTTTATACAACTCCCTAATCTTGTTATGATAATGCATTAGGAACTGATGATGCTTCACGCAGAATATCAACAATTCATCGATTGATTCGTCACTTGTTTCTCCATCGGGATCGTCCCTGGGTCTTTCTTTCTTTGATAATATGTCGTGGATATCGTCGAGTGTTTGTGTGATAGCGTAGAAGTGCCCTAATTCGTGGGTGACTAATGTAATGAAGAGCACAATGTAGCCTGTCTGATTTATCGCAGAGAACGCGGTCGCAACAATTGTAAGGACgaatgttatttcaaaaaatgGTGTTTCGTACTTAGGACTGAGACCTGGAAAAGACAGAAATGTAGTTTAGGTGGTTTATACTCATACATTAGGTTCATATCTTAGGTATTATATCGTACTTGTTTTGTACCTGTTAACATTggcaaaaaagtttttttcattaggcagtattttattgttaagattGTTGTAAAGTTACCAGTTAATAGTCTGAAATCTTgaggtttaataaaaactttactttaGGATGCTACgtcttacattttaaacaagagaaatcagATGATTTCTCttattcaaaagtaaatttCACGTGTAAAGTTAGAAACGAAATCTTAAAACCAATTTTTCACGTACCGTATGTTTCACCAGGTGTTGTTGGTAAATATCGATCGTTTCCAAAGAGGGTGAAGACTAAAGGCATCAGCAGATAGGTGACATGAGTGATAGCCTGGTTGGCCACCACGAACCAGGAGGCGTAGCGGGCTTTCTGTAAAGTGCTTAACATTTTCTTCTTGGCGGCACTGCCTTCTGGGATTGCAGATAAACCGTAGTGGCTCAGCTCGAAGATAGTCTTGAGGCGAGTCCTACGGAAACACATCTTATGTACAAGGTTCTTGATTAATCAATCACTCATCAGGTTTAGCGATTATGTTGAATAAAGTGATAACAAGCTGCGATGAATAAGGTTTTATGGTAGTATGTAGATGTAGTAGAAAACGCGTATATAACGTCTTTTACGTTCTTGTTTTTTCAGTTAGTGTATGTTCTGTGCTATTACTTACCTCGAAGTCAACATGAAAAAGAATTTTGAGAGAGGTACAGACGTCGCACTGATGCAGTTCAAAGCCTTAAAAGTCTCAATTTTGTCCGGAAACACTTGCGCCAGGTAGACCAGCTGACTCAAAGTACCGACGTATATGAACGTGCTGGCGAATACCAACATCAATAAAACCGAAAAGACagtttctgaaaaaaaatgttacggaaattgttttttatttataaaaaatgtccTTAAGGcttttccttcttttttttataataatcttggttctgtttttaattttactcagACTCTTGTGAGCATTTCAAACGAAGACTTTGCTTAGCTGAAGGACAAGGCTAGATATAATAACTTATAATGTGTTAAATATAAGCAAATaactaaaagtaaattaattctttcttactttgttttttatctCCAAACACATTATGAATGCCAACCAGTCGTTGTATATAGGTGACCATATACTTCGTGGACTCGATAGGATCTTCAACATGAGATATTTTCTCTATGATATTGTCTATTTTAGCTTTAAACGACATTCTCGAAAGTCAGCCAAACATCgactgtaaaaaaatcaaaatagctATGAAAAAGTGATATATTTGTCAGCAATTAACactcaatttatttaaagcaattttgtaattttttattaattgacaaTGATTGTGTTACAGCAATTAcgacagaaaaataatatgaaaaagtaaattgaaaCAATATGATGACTATTAGACCTTACATAATTAATAGCGCTTGATTTTTTAGCACTTGAGACCTATACTAACATTTACGGTCAATCTGGATATCATGCCTAAGTAAATCTAAACCGATTCAACCGTTTTAGCTCTACACAgccacaaacagacaaaaacgtagcaaaaaaaacttaaaactaaggCGTTAAAAAGAACCAAATTGGTATTTACTGATGAAGAGAGATGATTCGAAAAATTCGAAATTTgtcaaccgactttaaaaaggttCTCTAttggtctgtatttttttttgccatgaCTTTGTACCTAATTACCCATCCTATTGATTCtgtttcatttaacgtaaaatggctgtcatttggtctcatAAATTTCACCAAGTTTTGTtcagtactttttttattcgtcGGTtgcatgttttgtttatttagcttttagtccacttcaattatttttgatataacaAAAAGATTCACTGCCTACATATGTGTCCTTGGTCcgactttttcttttaatcagCACATAATATCAGTTGATTCGGGCTTAGCCTACAAGTAAGAGTGGCAGGTAGAGGTGTGTCTCTTAATTAATCACTTAATTTAGCAAAGTGCTTGTTCCGCATAAATAGAGGTCAGGGTGGCTTGTTCTGTACCACATTGCCGAAttaaatgtatgtaggtacctgTAATATTAT includes these proteins:
- the LOC113504737 gene encoding odorant receptor 10a-like translates to MSFKAKIDNIIEKISHVEDPIESTKYMVTYIQRLVGIHNVFGDKKQKTVFSVLLMLVFASTFIYVGTLSQLVYLAQVFPDKIETFKALNCISATSVPLSKFFFMLTSRTRLKTIFELSHYGLSAIPEGSAAKKKMLSTLQKARYASWFVVANQAITHVTYLLMPLVFTLFGNDRYLPTTPGETYGLSPKYETPFFEITFVLTIVATAFSAINQTGYIVLFITLVTHELGHFYAITQTLDDIHDILSKKERPRDDPDGETSDESIDELLIFCVKHHQFLMHYHNKIRELYKVIFGAHFLSMTIVLVTTLQTMNVWDFRNTILTGVTGIMPLFLYCFGGELLISAGLEMSAAVYSCGWELMEPKQAKVVLMLLCLSQRPLCLTAANVFVMNRETFGNVAQVVYKIYAVFN